In Cotesia glomerata isolate CgM1 linkage group LG1, MPM_Cglom_v2.3, whole genome shotgun sequence, one genomic interval encodes:
- the LOC123268102 gene encoding uncharacterized protein LOC123268102: MFKLIGFSIFFTISLSCAAEFEDAFKNCYSDVSGFDSCVREGLNSIRPYFKTGLSKYNVKPFDPFFAEEVTVTRGLPRIGFVLTLRNVTESGWTASKVTKFVSDLSNYKIVYTQSFPAKFLNGHYEFTGNLLGPQIKNKGKFTLDLYDLIQTTTITKKPGEKLKVRVEVETIRDLKLHISNLLRGRQVLENFMDTVINGAWQPGFIVTRSVINDLVSTAFTEIFGEAFQKFPFEKIIKKKSV, translated from the exons ATGTTTAAGTTGATTGGATTTAGtatatttttcacaattaGTTTATCTTGTGCCGCTGAATTTG AAGATGCATTCAAGAATTGTTACTCAGACGTCAGTGGATTTGACTCTTGTGTTAGAGAAGGACTTAATTCTATAAGACCATATTTCAAAACAGGCTTGTCGAAATATAATGTCAAGCCGTTTGATCCGTTTTTTGCTGAAGAAGTAACGGTGACGAGAGGTTTGCCTAGAATTGGATTTGTTTTGACATTGAGAAATGTTACGGAAAGTGGATGGACAGCAAGCAAAGTTACCAAGTTTGTCAGCGACTTATCTAATTATAAA atAGTTTATACTCAAAGTTTTCCAGCAAAATTTCTTAATGGACATTATGAGTTCACTGGAAATTTATTGGGacctcaaataaaaaataaaggaaaattTACGCTTGATTTAT atgatTTGATTCAAACAACAACTATCACAAAAAAACcaggagaaaaattaaaagtccGTGTTGAAGTTGAGACAATAAGAGATTTAAAATTGCACATTTCAAATCTTCTACGAGGACGTCAggtattagaaaattttatggaTACTGTTATCAACGGGGCTTGGCAACCTGGTTTCATTGTCACCAGAAGTGTTATCAATGACCTGGTATCTACTGCATTTACTGAAATATTTGGTGAAGCTTTCCAAAAGTTTCCATTTGAGAaaataatcaagaaaaaatctgtataa
- the LOC123268114 gene encoding uncharacterized protein LOC123268114, with amino-acid sequence MYLILIGLLNIFVFVLSEVPPYVKQCSKSDPELKKCLIEALHHLRPYLKSGIPEIELPSVEPFLMDELTLSLTGGTNGYRVRLAELYVRGASNFTVEDIKLGSSFYAIIKMPVLTLAAQYSSTGVLFILPASSNGTFSAKFDQVKAFVKGIVTTSVQNEKNYLHVDSLDVQLVVKNVFMRVQKNTSRSRIISEATNIFLRDNGQEVLKAMEPQLKRKLSVLFSGIVNQLLRHVPIETFLVS; translated from the exons atgtatctTATCTTGATTGGGttactgaatatttttgtattcGTACTATCGGAAGTTCCTC cttATGTTAAACAATGTTCTAAAAGTGATcctgaattgaaaaaatgtcTGATAGAGGCTTTACACCATCTTCGGCCATACCTCAAGAGCGGTATCCCTGAAATAGAGTTACCTTCAGTAGAACCCTTTCTG atGGATGAACTTACCCTCTCGCTGACAGGTGGTACAAACGGATATAGGGTTCGTTTAGCGGAATTGTATGTTAGGGGAGCTAGCAACTTTACGGTTGAAGACATTAAACTTGGCTCTTCATTTTACGCGATTATAAAAATGCCTGTTTTGACATTAGCGGCTCAATATTCCAG cacAGGCGTCTTGTTTATTCTTCCGGCTAGCAGCAATGGAACTTTTTCTGCAAAATTTGATCAAGTAAAAGCTTTTGTAAAAGGAATTGTGACGACATCTGTACAAAATGAAAAGAATTATCTGCACGTCGATTCTTTAGATGTTCAACTCGTCGTGAAAAACGTTTTTATGCgagttcaaaaaaatactaGCCGCAGTCGCATAATTA GCGAGGCTACAAATATATTTCTGCGTGATAACGGACAGGAAGTACTGAAGGCAATGGAGCCGCAGCTAAAAAGAAAATTGTCGGTTTTATTCTCTGGAATTGTTAATCAATTACTGCGACATGTACCGATTGAAACTTTTCTTGTATCATAA